In Xylanibacter ruminicola 23, a single genomic region encodes these proteins:
- a CDS encoding TonB-dependent receptor plug domain-containing protein has protein sequence MYKQAFNMKRQRLVFRHFGNKGYSLFSCLGREVVCSVLSVSTLTYASAESVSTHPVVSDSTATTTAREMMLDEVSVTGSRAPLTKSQAARMVTVLDRKAIAQAPVQSVNDLLKYAVGVDVRQRGPIGAQTDIGIRGGTQDQIILLLNGINICDPQTGHNAMDLPVDLSEIIRIEVIEGPAGRIYGSSSLVGAINIVTKPTLPSVVHAEAGSYGYAQVGGRVAFGGKTSHSVSANYSRSDGWSRAKSGTLNTDYSGTKAFYQGQYDDDDVRLNWHVGLADKGWGSGTFYATPKWQADNQYEHTTKLYTAIQGETKRGRLHFAPSIYWNQNRDRYEGYRNQPEKMKYNYNRTDVYGVNLNAYFDWAAGRTAFGGELRNEDLVSGNLGEPLNQTHHIAGTDRDYTLGLNRTNISGYLEHNVLLNQLTISAGLVAVKNTWSNMNITVYPGIDLSYRPTPAVTLHAACNTSLRMPSFTEMYYKLQGYKADPHLKPEEMTAVEGGVSWNQKCLIVSANLWYHHGRNMIDWIMDTSLGDDAVWQSVNHTKVNSIGFETAVQLNVKSSKFNVSYSYINQEKEQEAHIVSQYALEYLRHKLIANALIPIADKLKLSLNYRWQDRVGQYTDFDGRVQDYKPFGLLDARLTWSPQPWKLYVEANNVLDKRYADFGHVEQPGRWVIAGFAIQL, from the coding sequence ATGTACAAACAAGCATTCAACATGAAGCGCCAGCGCCTGGTTTTCCGTCATTTCGGAAACAAGGGCTACTCGCTCTTTAGTTGTCTGGGCCGCGAGGTGGTTTGCAGCGTGCTATCGGTTAGCACCCTTACCTACGCATCGGCCGAGAGCGTGAGCACACACCCTGTGGTGAGCGACTCAACCGCTACGACAACTGCACGCGAGATGATGCTCGACGAGGTTAGCGTAACCGGATCGAGGGCGCCACTGACCAAGAGTCAGGCTGCGAGAATGGTAACTGTACTGGACCGCAAGGCTATTGCGCAGGCGCCAGTACAAAGTGTAAACGACCTTTTAAAGTACGCTGTAGGCGTGGATGTTAGGCAACGAGGACCCATCGGTGCCCAGACCGACATTGGCATACGCGGCGGCACACAGGACCAGATTATCCTGCTGCTGAACGGTATAAACATCTGCGACCCGCAAACGGGACACAATGCGATGGACCTGCCGGTTGACCTGAGCGAAATCATACGCATAGAGGTGATTGAGGGGCCAGCAGGACGAATCTACGGATCGTCATCGCTCGTAGGAGCGATTAACATCGTGACTAAACCCACCCTCCCCTCAGTAGTACATGCCGAAGCAGGTTCGTATGGGTATGCTCAAGTAGGAGGCAGAGTGGCTTTTGGCGGCAAAACCAGTCACAGTGTATCGGCTAACTACAGCCGCAGCGACGGCTGGAGCAGGGCTAAGAGCGGCACGCTGAATACGGACTACAGCGGTACGAAGGCTTTTTACCAGGGACAGTACGACGACGATGACGTGCGACTGAACTGGCATGTGGGACTGGCCGATAAAGGTTGGGGCAGCGGCACTTTCTACGCTACTCCCAAATGGCAGGCCGACAACCAGTACGAGCACACCACTAAACTATATACAGCGATACAGGGCGAAACCAAACGCGGACGCCTGCACTTTGCACCCAGCATATACTGGAACCAGAACCGCGACCGCTACGAGGGCTATCGCAACCAACCCGAAAAGATGAAGTATAACTACAACCGCACGGATGTGTACGGGGTGAACCTGAACGCTTACTTTGACTGGGCTGCAGGACGCACGGCCTTTGGCGGCGAACTGCGTAACGAGGACCTGGTGAGCGGCAACCTGGGCGAGCCTCTGAACCAGACGCACCACATAGCTGGTACGGACCGCGATTACACGCTGGGACTGAACCGCACCAACATCAGCGGCTATCTGGAGCACAACGTGCTGCTAAACCAGCTGACGATATCGGCAGGACTGGTAGCAGTAAAAAACACCTGGAGCAACATGAACATAACGGTATATCCAGGCATCGACCTGAGCTACCGCCCTACCCCAGCCGTTACACTGCATGCAGCCTGCAATACATCGCTGCGCATGCCATCGTTTACGGAGATGTACTACAAGCTACAGGGCTACAAAGCCGACCCACACCTGAAGCCCGAAGAGATGACGGCGGTAGAAGGCGGCGTGAGCTGGAACCAAAAATGCCTGATTGTATCAGCCAATTTATGGTACCATCACGGGCGTAATATGATTGACTGGATAATGGACACCAGCCTGGGCGACGATGCCGTTTGGCAGAGCGTGAACCATACGAAGGTGAATAGCATTGGTTTTGAGACGGCTGTACAGCTCAATGTTAAAAGCTCAAAGTTCAATGTTAGCTATAGTTACATTAATCAGGAAAAGGAGCAGGAGGCACACATTGTATCGCAGTATGCGTTGGAGTATCTGCGCCACAAACTGATAGCGAATGCCCTGATACCGATTGCAGATAAGTTAAAGCTGAGCCTGAACTACCGCTGGCAGGACCGCGTGGGACAGTACACCGACTTTGACGGCCGCGTGCAGGATTACAAGCCATTCGGACTGCTGGATGCACGCTTAACGTGGAGCCCACAGCCTTGGAAGCTGTATGTAGAGGCCAACAACGTACTGGATAAGCGGTATGCCGACTTTGGCCATGTAGAACAACCGGGAAGATGGGTGATTGCAGGATTTGCAATCCAATTATAA
- a CDS encoding inositol-3-phosphate synthase has protein sequence MTQNKVTPAQGKLGILVVGCGAVSTTFITGVLMARKGLTKPVGSMTQYDKIRVGRGADARYLHYADIVPLAKLDDIVFGCWDVYPQNAYQAAMYAEVLKEKDIEPVRDELEKIVPMPAAFDKNYAKRLDGDNVKCSMVRSSSAGLQGKNGQCSMPTRWQMVEMLRKDIQQFKAANDCARVVVLWAASTEIYVPVCESVHYQLSDLEAAMKADDREHVAPSMCYAYAALSEGAPFIMGAPNTTVDIPAMWQLAEQTKMPIAGKDFKTGQTLVKSGFAPIIGTRCLGLNGWFSTNILGNRDGLVLDEPANFRTKEVSKLSTLETILKPDVQPDLYGHGNDEDTQYYHKVRINYYPPRNDNKEGWDNIDIFGWMGYPMQIKINFLCRDSILAAPLCLDLCLLSDLAARAGRFGIQRFLSFFLKSPMHDYTQGEEAVNHLYQQYTMLKNAIREMGGYEPDEEID, from the coding sequence ATGACACAAAACAAAGTAACCCCCGCCCAAGGTAAGCTGGGCATCCTGGTAGTTGGCTGTGGCGCCGTATCTACCACTTTTATTACGGGTGTGCTCATGGCTCGCAAGGGCTTAACTAAACCCGTAGGTTCAATGACTCAGTACGATAAGATACGCGTTGGTCGTGGTGCCGATGCCCGTTATCTGCACTATGCCGACATCGTGCCCCTGGCTAAGCTCGATGATATCGTGTTTGGCTGTTGGGATGTGTATCCGCAGAACGCCTATCAGGCAGCCATGTATGCCGAGGTGCTGAAAGAGAAGGATATCGAGCCCGTTCGCGATGAGCTCGAGAAGATTGTGCCCATGCCTGCCGCCTTCGATAAGAACTACGCCAAGCGCCTGGATGGTGATAATGTGAAATGTTCAATGGTCCGCTCCAGCTCTGCTGGCTTGCAAGGCAAGAATGGTCAATGTTCAATGCCCACCCGTTGGCAGATGGTGGAGATGCTGCGTAAGGACATCCAGCAGTTCAAGGCCGCTAACGATTGCGCCCGCGTGGTAGTGCTCTGGGCTGCCTCTACCGAAATCTATGTGCCCGTGTGCGAGTCGGTTCACTATCAGCTCTCCGACCTCGAGGCAGCTATGAAGGCCGACGACCGCGAGCATGTCGCCCCATCCATGTGCTATGCCTATGCAGCTCTGAGCGAGGGCGCCCCATTCATTATGGGAGCTCCTAACACCACCGTCGATATCCCCGCCATGTGGCAGTTGGCCGAGCAGACAAAAATGCCTATCGCTGGTAAGGACTTCAAGACCGGTCAAACCCTCGTCAAGTCAGGTTTTGCCCCCATCATCGGCACCCGCTGCCTGGGACTGAATGGCTGGTTCTCAACCAATATCCTGGGCAATCGCGACGGACTGGTGCTCGACGAGCCTGCCAACTTCCGCACCAAGGAGGTATCAAAACTCTCAACCCTCGAAACCATCCTGAAACCCGATGTGCAGCCCGACCTCTATGGTCATGGTAACGACGAGGACACCCAGTATTATCATAAGGTGCGCATCAACTATTATCCCCCACGCAATGATAATAAGGAAGGTTGGGACAACATCGATATCTTTGGCTGGATGGGCTATCCCATGCAGATTAAGATCAACTTCCTGTGTCGCGACTCAATCTTGGCAGCACCCCTCTGTCTCGACCTCTGTCTGCTTAGCGACCTGGCTGCTCGTGCTGGTCGTTTTGGCATCCAACGTTTCCTCTCGTTCTTCCTCAAGTCGCCTATGCACGACTACACCCAAGGCGAGGAGGCCGTTAATCATCTCTATCAGCAGTACACCATGCTCAAAAACGCCATCCGCGAAATGGGCGGCTACGAACCCGACGAAGAGATCGATTAA
- the dnaA gene encoding chromosomal replication initiator protein DnaA: protein MNNNHQALWANCLRLIQANVTEQQYKTWFAPIVFESFDEANRSVLVQVPSRYVFEFLEQYYVGLLSKVLERVFGTNVKLNYRIVEVKAATAKGHDVTTDVESEGPSLETVPARQHLNKAPNVLDAPRQQQLNPQLDTKKGFHNYIEGNSNKLPRTVGLSIAEHPGKTTFNPFFIYGPSGCGKTHLINAIGLKCCELYPNKRVLYVSARLFQVQFTDSVRQNTTNDFINFYQSIDVLIVDDIQEWVNSPKTLDTFFHIFDHLFRIGKQIILASDRPPVDLTGVKDRLLTRFACGLIAELEKPNVQLCVDILNAKCKRDGLKIPADVIEYIAQTANGSVRDLEGVVNSLMAYSIVYNSNIDMKLAERVIKRSVKVDNHPLTIDDILDKVCNHYGVSQQSVFSKSRKRDFVQARQISMYLAQKHTKMPSSRIGQLIGGRDHSTVIHSCNAVEQRLKIDKAFVAELSSIENSFKLKG, encoded by the coding sequence ATGAATAATAATCATCAGGCGCTCTGGGCTAACTGCCTTCGTCTCATCCAGGCTAACGTTACAGAGCAGCAGTACAAAACGTGGTTTGCACCAATCGTGTTCGAGTCGTTCGACGAAGCGAACCGTTCGGTTCTGGTGCAGGTTCCAAGCCGATACGTATTCGAGTTCTTGGAGCAGTACTACGTTGGATTATTAAGTAAGGTATTAGAGCGAGTGTTTGGTACAAATGTAAAACTCAATTACAGAATCGTTGAGGTTAAGGCCGCTACTGCTAAGGGGCACGACGTTACTACCGATGTTGAGAGCGAGGGTCCCAGCTTGGAGACCGTACCCGCCCGCCAGCATCTTAACAAGGCGCCCAATGTGCTCGATGCACCCCGTCAGCAGCAGCTCAACCCCCAGCTCGACACCAAGAAGGGTTTCCACAACTATATCGAGGGTAACTCTAACAAGCTGCCTCGTACCGTTGGTCTCTCTATCGCCGAGCACCCAGGTAAAACCACCTTCAACCCCTTCTTTATATATGGCCCTTCAGGTTGCGGTAAAACCCACCTTATCAACGCCATCGGACTGAAGTGCTGCGAGCTTTATCCTAACAAGCGCGTGCTGTACGTAAGTGCCCGTCTGTTCCAGGTACAGTTCACCGATTCTGTACGTCAGAATACCACGAACGATTTTATCAACTTCTATCAGAGTATCGACGTACTGATTGTCGATGATATTCAGGAGTGGGTAAATTCGCCAAAAACACTCGATACTTTCTTCCATATCTTCGATCACCTGTTCCGTATCGGCAAGCAGATTATTCTGGCCAGCGACCGTCCCCCAGTAGATCTTACTGGTGTTAAGGACCGCCTGCTTACCCGTTTTGCCTGCGGACTGATTGCCGAGCTCGAGAAGCCCAACGTGCAGTTGTGTGTAGATATCCTGAACGCTAAGTGTAAGCGCGACGGACTGAAGATTCCTGCAGATGTGATCGAGTATATCGCCCAGACTGCTAATGGCAGCGTACGCGACTTGGAGGGTGTGGTAAACTCGCTGATGGCTTACTCGATTGTTTACAACTCTAACATCGATATGAAGTTGGCCGAGCGTGTGATTAAGCGTTCAGTTAAGGTCGACAACCATCCGCTTACTATCGACGATATCCTTGATAAGGTTTGTAACCACTATGGCGTAAGTCAGCAGAGTGTGTTCAGCAAGAGTCGCAAGCGCGATTTCGTGCAGGCCCGTCAGATTTCTATGTATCTGGCTCAGAAGCACACCAAGATGCCTTCGTCGCGTATTGGTCAGCTCATCGGCGGTCGCGATCACTCTACCGTTATCCACAGCTGCAATGCTGTCGAGCAGCGCCTTAAGATTGATAAGGCCTTCGTAGCCGAGCTCAGCAGCATCGAAAATTCGTTTAAGCTTAAAGGTTAA